In a genomic window of Helianthus annuus cultivar XRQ/B chromosome 10, HanXRQr2.0-SUNRISE, whole genome shotgun sequence:
- the LOC110885781 gene encoding bifunctional riboflavin biosynthesis protein RIBA 1, chloroplastic has protein sequence MSFACTSLLRSKMVTNVSSYNGHHSVNLFSSKGHTSEGCPHLTTRSCFKCKGDGRFRAASDNSFPVNRKGVNSVDKNRVSVSSGIVTQRDSIALPSMNGFSIGADDYGLDQPSTGFSSIPEAIEDIRQGKMVVVVDDEDRENEGDLIMAASCVTPEAMAFIVKHGTGIVCVSMKDEDLDRLELPLMVNQKDNADKMRTAFTVSVDAKHGTTTGVSAHDRAVTIKALASKDSQPADFNRPGHIFPLRYREGGVLKRAGHTEASADLAMLAGFDPVAVLCEIVDDDGSMARLPKLREFVKRENLKIISIADLIRYRRKTDMLVERASSARIPTTWGPFVAYCYTSVLDGIEHIAMVKGDIGDGKDILVRVHSECLTGDILGSARCDCGNQLALAMQQIEEAGRGVLVYIRGHEGRGIGLGHKLRAYNLQDDGRDTVEANEELGLPVDSREYSIGAHILRDLGVSTMKLMTNNPAKYIGLKGYGLEVAGRVPLVTPITKHNKRYLETKRAKMGHVYGLENNGVPTLK, from the exons ATGTCTTTTGCATGCACTTCTCTACTACGCTCAAA GATGGTCACAAATGTGAGCTCGTATAACGGTCACCACTCTGTGAATCTCTTTTCGTCCAAAGGGCATACATCGGAGGGATGTCCCCATCTCACTACACgatcgtgcttcaaatgtaaAGGTGATGGTAGGTTCAGAGCTGCATCAGATAATAGTTTTCCTGTTAATCGAAAAGGGGTTAACAGTGTTGACAAAAATCGCGTTAGTGTATCGTCTGGGATTGTGACACAACGCGATTCAATAGCTTTGCCTAGCATGAATGGGTTTTCTATTGGTGCTGATGATTATGGTTTGGATCAGCCAAGCACTGGCTTCTCGTCCATTCCGGAGGCCATTGAAGATATACGTCAGGGAAAG ATGGTAgtggttgttgatgatgaagacaGAGAAAATGAAGGAGATTTAATAATGGCAGCATCGTGTGTTACACCAGAGGCTATGGCTTTCATTGTTAAACATGGAACTGGGATAGTTTGTGTAAGCATGAAAGACGAAGATTTGGACCGATTGGAACTTCCTTTGATGGTTAATCAGAAAGATAACGCAGACAAGATGCGTACAGCCTTCACAGTATCAGTG GATGCAAAACATGGTACAACTACGGGGGTGTCAGCACATGATAGGGCGGTAACTATAAAAGCTTTAGCTTCCAAAGATTCACAACCTGCAGATTTTAACCGCCCGGGACACATATTTCCATTGAGATACAGGGAAGGTGGTGTTTTGAAAAGAGCAGGCCATACGGAAGCTTCTGCTGACCTAGCTATGTTGGCTGGGTTTGACCCTGTAGCCGTCTTATGTGAGATTGTGGATGATGATGGTTCCATGGCTAGATTGCCGAAGCTACGAGAGTTTGTTAAAAGGGAAAATTTAAAGATCATATCTATAGCGGATTTGATCAG GTATAGAAGGAAGACGGATATGCTAGTGGAACGTGCTTCTTCTGCACGTATACCCACTACATGGGGTCCATTTGTTGCTTATTGTTATACATCAGTCTTAGATGGAATCGAACATATTGCTATGGTCAAG GGTGACATTGGTGATGGGAAGGACATTCTTGTTAGGGTACATTCAGAATGCTTAACGGGTGACATATTGGGGTCTGCAAGATGTGATTGTGGTAACCAATTGGCACTTGCAATGCAACAAATTGAAGAGGCTGGCAGGGGTGTTTTGGTCTATATCAGAGGCCATGAGGGAAGGGGTATCGGGTTAGGTCACAAACTTCGTGCTTATAACTTGCAAGATGATGGACGTGATACAGTTGAAGCCAATGAGGAGCTCGGTTTGCCCGTTGATTCCAGGGAGTACAGCATCGGTGCACAT ATTTTGAGAGATTTAGGAGTGAGTACAATGAAGTTGATGACAAACAACCCTGCTAAGTACATTGGGCTCAAGGGCTATGGTTTGGAAGTTGCAGGCAGAGTTCCCCTTGTGACTCCAATTACAAAGCACAACAAACGATATCTCGAGACCAAACGGGCCAAGATGGGCCACGTTTATGGCTTGGAGAACAATGGTGTCCCAACCCTGAAATGA
- the LOC110885780 gene encoding 12-oxophytodienoate reductase 2, which produces MADKIPLLTPYKMGKFELSHRVVLAPLTRQRSFGNVPQPHATLYYAQRTTKGGLLIAEATGVSDTAQGYPETPGIWTKQQVEAWKPIVDAVHAKEGIFFCQIWHVGRVSNAGFQPNGQAPISSTDKGFTSGGGIDVATFTPPRKLTKHEIPRVVDDFRVAARNAIEAGFDGVEIHGAHGYLIDQFMKDGVNDRTDEYGGSLENRCRFALEVVDAVVKEIGADKVGIRLSPFANYMQSGDSNPEELGLYMAESLNKYKILYCHMVEPRMKSLGEKVDSLHSLVPMRNAFKGTFISAGGYDMNDGNNVVAENRTDLVAYGRLFLANPDLPKRFQLNAPLNKYNRETFYTPDPVLGYTDYPFLETTF; this is translated from the exons ATGGCTGACAAAATCCCCCTTCTCACCCCCTACAAGATGGGGAAGTTTGAGCTTTCTCACAG agTTGTTTTGGCACCGCTAACAAGGCAAAGATCATTCGGCAATGTCCCTCAGCCACATGCGACCTTATACTATGCACAAAGAACAACCAAAGGAGGGTTGCTTATTGCTGAAGCCACTGGTGTTTCTGACACTGCCCAAGG GTATCCAGAGACTCCTGGTATATGGACAAAACAACAAGTAGAGGCTTGGAAACCCATTGTGGATGCTGTTCATGCGAAAGAAGGAATCTTTTTCTGTCAAATTTGGCATGTGGGAAGGGTTTCAAATGCTG GTTTTCAGCCAAATGGGCAAGCCCCAATATCTTCTACAGACAAAGGATTTACGAGTGGCGGTGGCATTGATGTAGCAACTTTTACACCTCCAAGGAAGCTAACAAAACATGAGATTCCTCGAGTTGTTGATGATTTCAGAGTTGCTGCAAGAAATGCTATTGAAGCTG GTTTTGATGGAGTTGAGATTCATGGGGCTCATGGCTATCTAATCGACCAATTTATGAAAGATGGAGTAAATGACAGAACAGACGAGTATGGTGGTTCTCTTGAGAACCGTTGCAGATTTGCTCTAGAAGTAGTTGATGCTGTTGTGAAGGAGATCGGAGCGGATAAAGTTGGTATACGATTATCGCCATTTGCAAACTACATGCAGTCGGGTGACTCAAATCCAGAAGAATTAGGTCTTTACATGGCTGAATCTTTGAATAAGTATAAGATTCTTTACTGCCATATGGTGGAGCCAAGGATGAAATCTCTAGGTGAAAAGGTTGATAGCCTTCATAGTCTCGTACCTATGAGGAATGCATTCAAAGGGACTTTTATTTCGGCGGGTGGGTATGATATGAATGATGGTAATAATGTTGTGGCTGAGAACCGAACTGATCTGGTTGCGTATGGTCGTTTGTTTTTGGCTAATCCTGATTTGCCAAAACGATTTCAGCTTAATGCTCCTCTTAACAAATACAACCGGGAAACATTTTATACACCTGATCCAGTTCTTGGGTACACGGATTATCCGTTTTTGGAAACTACATTTTGA
- the LOC110885779 gene encoding eukaryotic translation initiation factor 5 translates to MALQNIGASNSDDAFYRYKMPKMITKIEGRGNGIKTNIVNMVDVAKALARPASYTTKYFGCELGAQSKFDEKTGVSLVNGSHDTAKLAGLLENFIKKYVQCYGCGNPETEILITKSQMVQLKCAACGFVSDVDMRDKLTSFILKNPPEQKKNSKDKKAMRRAEKERLKEGEAADKVQKKLQQQTKDAVKKTSKDKTSSKKKGNASDEDRVSPAASQAGDKENGSGEEDDDEVQWQTDTSAEAARQRIQEQLSSVTAEMVMLSTEEPVKKTNPVVEEKSNGKTMKKNLVDMAKEYLKKGVGPKEMLSSLSGSSQENASALYEALLDGVEKGYAKHALKKKNYLAAVVDGENDSQLLLLKAIEDFCEKSNPIAVKEVPLVLKALYDVDILEEEYIVKWYEEGASGGNKSSLVWKNAKPFVEWLQSAESETEEE, encoded by the coding sequence ATGGCTTTGCAGAACATTGGTGCCAGCAATAGCGATGATGCATTCTACAGGTATAAGATGCCAAAGATGATTACGAAGATTGAGGGGCGAGGAAACGGCATCAAAACGAATATAGTGAACATGGTTGATGTTGCTAAAGCTTTGGCTAGGCCAGCTTCTTACACTACAAAATATTTCGGGTGTGAGCTTGGAGCACAGTCTAAGTTTGATGAAAAAACAGGGGTGTCACTTGTGAACGGTTCTCATGACACTGCAAAACTAGCTGGTCTCCTTGAGAATTTTATCAAAAAGTATGTTCAGTGTTACGGTTGCGGGAATCCAGAAACAGAGATACTAATTACAAAAAGTCAGATGGTTCAGTTGAAATGTGCTGCTTGTGGCTTTGTGTCTGATGTGGATATGAGAGACAAGCTGACATCGTTTATCTTGAAGAATCCACCGGAACAGAAGAAAAACTCTAAAGACAAAAAGGCGATGAGGAGGGCTGAAAAGGAGCGGCTGAAGGAAGGTGAGGCAGCAGATAAAGTACAAAAGAAGCTGCAGCAGCAGACGAAAGACGCGGTGAAGAAGACCAGTAAAGATAAAACATCGTCAAAGAAGAAAGGTAATGCTTCTGATGAGGATCGTGTTTCGCCAGCTGCAAGCCAGGCTGGCGACAAGGAGAATGGTTCTGGTGAGGAAGATGATGACGAGGTTCAGTGGCAGACTGACACATCAGCAGAAGCGGCCCGTCAACGCATTCAGGAACAGCTTAGTAGTGTGACAGCCGAAATGGTGATGCTGTCTACAGAAGAGCCTGTGAAGAAGACAAATCCTGTGGTGGAGGAGAAATCCAATGGCAAGACGATGAAGAAGAATCTCGTTGACATGGCTAAGGAATATCTGAAGAAGGGTGTCGGTCCAAAGGAAATGTTGTCGTCACTATCGGGCTCTTCACAAGAAAATGCAAGCGCTCTTTACGAGGCATTACTGGATGGAGTGGAGAAAGGGTATGCAAAACACGCGCTCAAGAAGAAAAACTACTTGGCTGCTGTTGTTGATGGTGAAAATGATTCACAGTTGCTTCTTTTAAAAGCAATTGAAGACTTCTGTGAGAAGTCAAACCCGATTGCAGTGAAGGAAGTGCCGCTTGTATTGAAAGCTTTGTATGATGTGGACATTCTGGAAGAAGAGTACATCGTGAAGTGGTACGAGGAGGGAGCAAGTGGCGGGAACAAAAGCTCTCTCGTCTGGAAGAATGCAAAGCCTTTTGTGGAGTGGCTTCAGAGTGCAGAGTCTGAAACTGAAGAAGAGTAA